A portion of the Rhinolophus sinicus isolate RSC01 linkage group LG16, ASM3656204v1, whole genome shotgun sequence genome contains these proteins:
- the SDSL gene encoding serine dehydratase-like translates to MEAPLADCAKGEHFHTVTPLLESWALSQVAGTTVFLKCENVQPAGSFKIRGIGHFCQEVAKKGCRHLVCSSGGNAGIAAAYCARKLGIPATIVLPEGTSQKVVRRLQGEGAEVQLTGKVWDEANLRAQELAKRDGWVNVPPFDHPLIWEGHISLVRELKAALGTPPGALVLAVGGGGLLAGVSAGLAEVGWQHVPIVAMETQGAHCFNAAIKAGRLATLPNITSVAKCLGAKTVAARALECTQEFKILSEVVDDVEAVSAVQRFLDDERMLVEPACGAALAAIYSGLLGRLQAEGRLRPSLASIVVIVCGGNSIDSQELQALKAQLGQS, encoded by the exons ATGGAGGCCCCTCTGGCAGACTGTGCTAAGGGTGAACACTTCCACACTGTCACGCCTCTGCTGGAGAGCTGGGCACTGTCGCAGGTGGCGGGCACGACTGTCTTCCTCAAGTGTGAGAATGTGCAACCCGCTGGTTCCTTCAAGATCCGAGGCATCGGGCATTTTTGCCAGGAG GTGGCCAAGAAGGGATGCAGACATCTGGTGTGCTCCTCAG GGGGCAATGCCGGCATCGCTGCTGCTTACTGCGCTCGGAAGCTGGGCATCCCTGCCACCATTGTGCTTCCTGAGGGCACTTCCCAGAAGGTGGTGAGGAGACTGCAGGGGGAGGGGGCCGAGGTTCAGCTGACTGGAAAG GTCTGGGACGAGGCCAATCTGAGGGCACAGGAGTTGGCCAAGAGGGACGGCTGGGTAAATGTCCCCCCGTTCGACCACCCCCTGATATG gGAAGGCCACATCAGCCTAGTGCGGGAGCTGAAGGCAGCACTGGGGACCCCACCAGGGGCCCTGGTGCTGGCGGTGGGGGGCGGAGGGCTCCTGGCTGGGGTGTCAGCAGGCCTGGCAGAGGTGGGCTGGCAGCACGTGCCCATTGTCGCCATGGAGACCCAAGGGGCGCACTGTTTCAATGCAGCCATCAAAGCGGGCAGGCTGGCCACCCTGCCAAACATCACCAG CGTGGCCAAGTGCCTGGGTGCCAAGACCGTGGCTGCACGGGCCCTGGAATGCACACAGGAGTTTAAGATCTTATCGGAGGTGGTGGACGACGTGGAGGCTGTGAGTGCTGTGCAGCGTTTCCTGG ATGATGAGCGTATGCTGGTGGAGCCTGCCTGCGGGGCAGCCTTAGCTGCCATCTACTCAGGCCTGCTGGGGAGGCTCCAGGCTGAGGGCCGTCTGCGCCCCTCCCTGGCCTCCATCGTGGTCATCGTGTGTGGGGGCAACAGCATTGATAGCCAAGAGCTGCAGGCTCTGAAAGCCCAGCTGGGCCAGAGCTGA